A genomic window from Algoriphagus sp. Y33 includes:
- a CDS encoding YciI family protein: protein MEEFLLIFRRDFGSKESQPSAEGLQNHLKQWQDWFAKLSAEDKLSRPVQRWDREGRVIKSKNQILNGPYVEIKEAIGGMIFIKASSYDEAAEIANGCPVLELGGNVEIRKAVTPADH from the coding sequence ATGGAAGAGTTCTTATTGATATTCAGGAGAGATTTTGGTTCAAAAGAAAGTCAGCCATCTGCAGAAGGTTTACAAAATCATCTGAAGCAGTGGCAGGATTGGTTTGCAAAGTTATCCGCAGAAGACAAACTTTCCCGTCCGGTTCAGCGCTGGGACCGAGAAGGACGAGTTATAAAATCGAAGAATCAGATTCTCAATGGCCCTTATGTTGAGATCAAAGAAGCGATTGGAGGTATGATATTCATCAAAGCCTCCAGCTATGATGAAGCCGCCGAAATTGCCAATGGATGTCCGGTTTTGGAACTTGGCGGCAATGTGGAAATCAGAAAAGCAGTGACACCTGCAGATCATTAA
- a CDS encoding carboxymuconolactone decarboxylase family protein codes for MEKRINLFEKATDGLKPIFAMGAYLKKSSIEKSLQELVVFRVSQINGCAFCLDMHSKDARAAGETEQRLYGLSAWRETPYYTDRERAALAWAEAITAAKVSDEVYAKVSGHFTEEELIDLTLIATSINTWNRLQSAFPVKPGSYTVGQFG; via the coding sequence ATGGAAAAGCGAATTAATTTATTTGAAAAAGCAACAGATGGTCTTAAACCAATCTTTGCAATGGGAGCCTATTTGAAAAAATCAAGCATCGAAAAATCATTACAGGAGTTGGTGGTCTTTCGGGTTTCCCAAATCAATGGCTGTGCGTTTTGTCTGGATATGCATTCCAAGGATGCCCGGGCAGCGGGAGAAACTGAGCAGCGACTGTATGGTCTAAGTGCATGGAGAGAAACTCCTTATTACACAGATCGTGAAAGAGCTGCCTTGGCCTGGGCAGAAGCGATTACCGCAGCCAAAGTTAGTGATGAAGTCTACGCGAAAGTAAGTGGACATTTCACTGAAGAGGAATTGATTGATCTTACACTCATCGCTACTTCCATCAACACCTGGAACCGGTTGCAATCAGCTTTTCCCGTAAAACCAGGCTCTTATACAGTGGGCCAATTCGGTTGA